From Barnesiella propionica, one genomic window encodes:
- a CDS encoding tetratricopeptide repeat protein, whose amino-acid sequence MKSEKELNSLRNEIERYLLKAGDYGADEKFDLACEAYKQAIQLGKGSLPDEEMAGPIHNYGFLLYQMGATDEAESRYKEVKEIYEALIDQDAETFLPELLNITHDLGDLYMEMGYPDKALEIYTREIELYNRLQIVHSADMADTLEKMAKLHHDKQETEQSIKLMRDALNIREQLREDNPMIFNGLAAQSRYTLAYYLGKNEEYQEAEDLFKEALSNFKNIISQGQKAYITLVASAMHHLGNIHRNIRNYESALEEYGKAMEIYRQLSIDNPTEGNLYIAAVLQSTAQLNKLTGDIEKAKKNYEEAIDCYTKAGEETPGAFDNEIAGLEKEINELTGN is encoded by the coding sequence ATGAAATCGGAAAAAGAACTAAATAGTTTACGAAATGAAATAGAACGTTACTTATTAAAAGCGGGAGATTATGGAGCCGATGAAAAATTCGATTTAGCCTGCGAAGCCTACAAACAAGCGATACAGTTGGGAAAAGGTAGTTTACCGGACGAGGAAATGGCCGGTCCTATACACAATTACGGATTTTTACTGTATCAAATGGGGGCGACAGACGAAGCTGAGAGCCGTTACAAAGAGGTAAAAGAAATATATGAAGCACTGATCGACCAGGATGCAGAAACTTTTCTGCCGGAATTATTGAATATCACTCACGATCTGGGAGATCTGTATATGGAAATGGGATACCCCGACAAAGCTCTGGAAATCTATACAAGAGAGATAGAATTATACAACCGCTTACAGATCGTTCATTCCGCCGATATGGCGGATACTCTGGAAAAAATGGCCAAATTGCATCATGATAAACAAGAAACGGAGCAATCAATAAAACTAATGCGCGACGCCCTGAATATCCGGGAACAATTGAGAGAAGATAATCCTATGATATTTAACGGACTGGCGGCCCAAAGCCGGTACACTCTGGCTTATTACCTGGGGAAAAACGAAGAATATCAGGAAGCGGAAGATCTCTTCAAAGAAGCTTTGAGCAATTTTAAAAATATTATTTCACAGGGACAAAAGGCCTATATCACCTTAGTAGCCTCGGCTATGCACCATTTAGGCAATATCCACCGCAATATCCGGAATTATGAATCCGCGCTCGAAGAGTATGGAAAAGCGATGGAAATATATCGTCAGCTATCTATAGATAATCCGACGGAAGGGAACTTGTATATAGCCGCCGTACTTCAAAGCACAGCTCAACTGAACAAACTGACGGGTGACATTGAAAAGGCCAAAAAGAATTACGAAGAAGCCATAGATTGCTACACGAAAGCCGGAGAGGAAACTCCCGGAGCATTTGACAATGAAATAGCAGGACTTGAAAAAGAAATAAACGAGCTAACCGGAAACTAA
- a CDS encoding M16 family metallopeptidase: MIKVNRHILDNGLRILHHRDDSTQMVALNLLYDVGARDEDPQRTGFAHLFEHLMFGGSVNIPEFDTPLQIAGGENNAWTSNDITNFYTVVPAYNVETAFWLESDRMLSLAFTPRSLDVQKQVVIEEFKQRNLNQPYGDMDLLLRPLAYKVHPYAWPTIGKDISHIEGATLDEVKSFFFRYYAPNNAILSVSGHISFDETVRLCEKWFAPIERRNVPKRNLPVEPLQNERRSMEVERNVPLDAIKMAFHIGKRTDVDYHCYDTLSDILSNGNSSRLFRNLVTDKKIFAEADASITGDLDSGLFLLSGKLLPGVTMKDGEEALLEELDRLVTEKVGEEELLKVVHKFESNDMFSNINYLNKATNLAYYELFDKAESINTEVDKYYNLTPGRLQEAARKAFVATNCSVVYYKARN, from the coding sequence GTGATAAAGGTCAACAGGCACATTTTAGATAACGGATTACGTATTTTACATCATCGTGACGACAGTACACAGATGGTGGCATTGAATTTGTTGTATGATGTCGGTGCCCGTGACGAAGACCCTCAACGTACAGGATTTGCCCATTTGTTTGAACATCTGATGTTTGGAGGGTCTGTAAATATCCCGGAATTTGATACTCCTTTGCAAATAGCCGGTGGTGAAAACAATGCCTGGACGAGTAATGATATTACGAATTTTTATACGGTAGTTCCGGCTTATAATGTAGAGACTGCTTTCTGGCTGGAATCGGACCGGATGTTATCATTAGCTTTTACGCCACGTAGCTTGGATGTGCAAAAGCAGGTCGTGATAGAGGAATTTAAACAGCGAAATCTTAATCAGCCTTATGGCGATATGGATTTGTTGCTTCGTCCTCTTGCCTATAAAGTCCATCCTTATGCATGGCCTACGATAGGAAAGGATATATCACATATTGAAGGTGCTACTCTGGACGAGGTAAAAAGTTTTTTCTTCCGGTATTATGCTCCCAATAATGCGATATTATCGGTGTCGGGGCATATATCATTTGATGAGACTGTGCGTTTATGCGAAAAATGGTTTGCACCTATAGAACGAAGGAATGTTCCGAAGAGGAATTTACCGGTGGAGCCTTTGCAAAACGAGCGCCGGAGTATGGAAGTTGAACGCAATGTTCCGTTGGATGCTATAAAAATGGCATTCCATATAGGAAAACGTACCGATGTGGATTATCATTGTTATGATACTTTATCGGACATATTGTCCAACGGGAATTCATCCCGTTTATTCCGTAATTTGGTAACGGACAAAAAAATATTCGCCGAGGCGGATGCCAGCATTACGGGTGATCTTGACAGCGGATTGTTTTTGTTATCGGGCAAGTTGTTGCCGGGAGTGACAATGAAAGACGGGGAAGAGGCATTGTTGGAAGAACTGGATCGGCTTGTAACGGAGAAGGTCGGCGAAGAAGAATTGCTGAAGGTTGTTCATAAATTCGAATCGAATGATATGTTCTCCAACATCAATTATCTCAATAAAGCTACGAATCTGGCATATTATGAGTTATTTGACAAGGCCGAAAGTATTAATACGGAAGTGGATAAATATTACAATCTGACTCCGGGGCGTTTACAAGAAGCGGCAAGGAAAGCTTTTGTGGCTACAAATTGTTCTGTCGTATATTATAAGGCCCGGAATTGA
- a CDS encoding peptidylprolyl isomerase, with protein MKKNIIYLLILFLFNMSCESKNKDTYVVMETSLGRIKLKLYDDTPLHKENFIKHVNDGFYDGILFHRVINEFMIQAGDSTSKNASADKLLGRGDVTYTIPAEFIYPKYFHKRGALAAARLGDHVNPDKASSGAQFYIVTGKVYEPVQLEQLERQLRMMQEKQVFDSLASDQRPKIVEMRKARDMEGLQALQDTLIAQMKEIVSKEPVSLTPEQRAAYSTVGGTPHLDGQYTVFGEVVEGMDVVDEIQKVETGAADRPLTDVKILKMKVVEQ; from the coding sequence ATGAAAAAGAATATTATTTATTTGTTGATTTTATTCCTGTTTAATATGAGCTGCGAATCTAAAAATAAAGATACGTATGTAGTTATGGAAACATCTTTGGGGCGTATCAAGCTGAAATTGTATGATGATACTCCTTTACACAAAGAGAATTTCATAAAACATGTCAATGACGGATTTTATGATGGAATTTTGTTCCATAGAGTGATTAACGAGTTCATGATACAAGCGGGTGACAGCACTTCAAAAAATGCTTCTGCCGATAAATTGTTAGGAAGAGGAGATGTGACTTATACAATACCGGCCGAATTTATATATCCCAAATATTTTCATAAGCGCGGAGCATTGGCGGCAGCTCGTTTAGGTGATCATGTGAACCCTGATAAAGCTTCCTCAGGAGCACAGTTTTATATAGTTACAGGTAAAGTTTACGAACCGGTGCAGTTGGAACAATTAGAAAGACAGCTGAGGATGATGCAGGAAAAACAAGTGTTTGACAGTTTGGCATCGGATCAAAGGCCTAAAATCGTAGAAATGAGAAAGGCTCGTGACATGGAAGGGTTACAGGCTTTGCAGGATACGCTTATTGCACAGATGAAAGAAATAGTTTCCAAGGAACCGGTAAGCCTTACTCCCGAACAAAGGGCGGCATATTCGACTGTAGGAGGAACACCTCATTTGGACGGTCAATATACTGTGTTCGGTGAAGTAGTGGAAGGAATGGATGTCGTGGATGAGATACAGAAAGTGGAAACCGGAGCGGCTGACCGTCCTTTGACAGATGTAAAAATATTAAAAATGAAAGTCGTCGAACAGTGA
- the pflA gene encoding pyruvate formate-lyase-activating protein, protein MIQVHSYESMGTFDGPGLRLVVFLQGCNFRCLYCANPDTIASGGTATDAEEIVRMALSQKAFFGRRGGITFSGGEPTLQASGLLPLFRRLKEEDIHICLDTNGSVWNCDVEELLLLTDLVLLDIKEYDPVKHQKLTGRSNLHTLKTAEWLELHDKPMWLRYVLVPGYSDFEEDIRSVGRDLGDYRMIQRVEILPYHTLGVHKYEAMGIPYLLKDIKENTPVQIERAQELFSCYFPLVYVNG, encoded by the coding sequence ATGATACAAGTACATTCATACGAAAGTATGGGGACTTTCGACGGGCCGGGACTCCGGCTCGTCGTGTTCCTTCAAGGTTGTAATTTCCGGTGTCTTTATTGTGCCAATCCCGATACCATCGCTAGTGGCGGAACAGCCACTGATGCCGAAGAAATAGTGCGTATGGCTCTTAGCCAGAAAGCTTTTTTCGGTAGGAGAGGGGGGATTACGTTCAGTGGAGGAGAACCAACATTGCAGGCTTCGGGACTGTTGCCTCTTTTCAGGAGGTTAAAAGAAGAAGATATTCATATATGTCTGGATACGAACGGAAGCGTGTGGAACTGTGATGTAGAAGAACTATTATTATTGACCGACCTTGTTCTGCTCGATATCAAGGAATACGATCCTGTTAAACATCAAAAACTGACAGGTCGTTCCAATTTACATACATTGAAAACGGCCGAATGGCTGGAGTTGCATGATAAACCTATGTGGCTGCGTTATGTTCTTGTTCCCGGATATTCCGATTTCGAGGAAGATATCAGATCCGTAGGTAGAGATTTAGGCGATTATAGAATGATACAAAGAGTCGAGATTTTGCCTTATCATACTTTAGGAGTACATAAATATGAAGCGATGGGCATACCCTATTTGCTTAAGGATATAAAAGAAAATACTCCCGTACAGATAGAACGTGCACAGGAGTTGTTTTCTTGTTATTTTCCTTTGGTTTATGTGAACGGGTAA